TTTTTTTCTTTTGTCTCTGCTTGAATTTGTAAACCATTGCATGATATTGTCACTAGTCCAACACCAAGAATCAACTTAGAAATTTTTGAATATTTAACCATAACATTGCCCCCTAATAATTTTAAAGAAAATTCTGAATTTTTATATCAGAACATACTTATTTGTATGTATTTACAGTTCCGCTATAAATACAAGTATGATCAATGATGCAATAGTAGCTTGTTTTATACTATTACGAATACAGATTCCTTACATACAATCCCCTTCCTTAAATTTAATACAAGCAAAAACTGTGCCAATGATATTTTTTGCGCATAGTAAACATTTCTTTATTAGTACTGTAGAATAAAATATACATAAGTGGTTCAACAATGTATAAATCTTTTGACACATACTCCTCTCTCTTTTTACGATAAAAAGATCCTTTGAAAATTATAAGCACATTTACTAGCAAGTAATTTGCAATATACACCATCCTAAATGTTAATAACCTCAAAAAAAGAAGGTAAGTATACATAAGGTTAATATGTATACTTACCTTCTTCTATAGCAACCTTTCAGCAGATAAAAACAACATTAATTAGTATTTCATTACATCATTTCATATTATGGTATTCATTCCTCTTTTTCAGATAATCCTTTTCACATTGTAACGGTTTGTATTCCACTATTTTGCCTTGCTTCTTTTTTGTTTCGGTAACAATCCATTCCCCTTTTTCAAGGTTTAGATTTAGGCGTTTCATTACATTAGTATCGTCTATTTCTTTATAAAGTAAAAATGCTTCTTGCGCCCTCACAAATAAGCTAGGTTGCCCTCTAAATCCACCACTATCATAAATTTTAGTTAATGAATTATAATATGAATCATTTTCCTTTCCGCCATACATCAAATGCGCAGCCTCTAGGTCTCTTTTACTAACTTCCCAAAAACTGTTTTCATCAATATTTAAATTAAATGTGGATTTAATGTCCTGTATTATATTTTCCGCATACTTTTCATCTCGAACTTTTCTTTCTTCGAGACAATCCGAAGATAATCTTGGTGCATCTGTTTGAGAATGTACAACGTGTTGAATAGATACACATAAAATAAATACACTTAAAATAAACAATATTTTTTTCATCATTACATATCACCTCAAATGATTTAGATACTATATTATTTGAGGCTTAGGATATTCTTATGCTAAGAATGAGAAAGGTCCTATAAAATAGACTTTTTATAGAACCTTTCCTTTTAATATTGATTTATCAGTTTCATCGGCGAAGCAAGTACCTTACTACTTTTCACATCATATAATCCTATAGGTGTTACCCGTATAAAAGGCAAGTGCGTCGCAGAAAAGAATAAAATCGTAAATGCTGGATCGTTATAGGTGTATCCTCGCTCTTGTAGTAATTCCACCATTTTTTTCTCTTTATGTATTAATTCGCTCATTTTTAAATCGGACATAATCCCAAGCAACGGTAATGCAATTTCGTGTAACACTTCATTTCTTTCCGCTATTACCATACCGCCACCTAGCTCTTTTACTCTATGAAAAGCTGTAAGCATATCTTCTTTCCTTTTTCCAATAAGAATGATGTCACCTGTACCGGAATAAGAGCTAGCAAGACCTCCTAATCTATTCGCAAAACCTTTCACAACTGTATTCACTCGCCAAGTGCCATCACGAGCAATCATCATAAGGAAACATTCATCATGCTCAATAGAAAGTTCCTCAACGTTTAAGTCGATTTCAGTTACATATGGTTTTGAAATCACATCATTTAATAATTTTATACCTGTTGTTTCAGAAAAAATCATATCTTCTTTCTTTAAAGACCAGTCTAGTTGTAGAGGGGTTACTTGAAATTCATCCCATTCTATACGTAATGATTCATTTTTATTTTCTCCATCACGTTTCATCCATTGTCCTTTTGCAATTACACTAATCGGCACCGGGTTTTCTTTACTTTCCAAAATATTAATATTGGCGATTCTCCCTGTGGCAATCGCACCATGTAAATACTCCATATTATAATAACGAGCAATGTTATAACTTGCCATATTATAGGCATCAATAACCGGTATCCCTTGCTTAATCGCTATTTCTATCAATCTATTTGTCATTCCGTTTTCATAAAATGATGGATGCGAACCGTCTGTTGTGAAAATGAATCTATCAAATTGTTTAACACCTAGTTCTAGCAATTCTTTTAGTAAAACTTCTAAATCCGGTCTAATTGAAGAATTTCTAAGAGAAACGGTGTAGCCTTGCATAAGGCGTATTAATGCTTCCTGCCCTGTCATCGCTTCATGATCACAATCCGTACCTAACAATTTTAACTTTGCTAAAGTTGTTTCAGATGCTCCAGGAAAATGCCCTTCTACTTTCTTCTGTAATCGTTTTGTTTCCTGTACCCAATTTAACATTTCCTCATCGCCATGCAATAGTTTTGGCCATGCTGTTAACTCCCCGCCTTGAAGAACATCTTCATGATTAAGCCATTCCATTATTTCTTCACTATTAAACAATGATTGGCCATTTTGCAACTCAGTTTGTCCATCGAAACGACACCACCAATACATGCTTGCCGGAATCTTTTTAAATTCATCTAATAAACGAAATGCTTCTTCACGTTGTAATGTGAAAAATAAAGTTAAATTATCATTAATAAAAGTTGTTGTCCCAAATTGCATTGCATGATTTGCTAACGTCTCTGGATTGTATAATTGATATGGATGTGCATGCGGTTCTATGTAACTAGGAACTACATACTTCCCTTCGCAATCAATAACTTCACAATGAGTAAATTGCTCTGGCAGTTTTTCTCCTACGTATACAATGCGGTCATCATAAACCCAAATATTTGCTTTCATCCACTCACGCATATATGAATTTAAATATGTCGCATTCTTTAATAAAATGTGTGGACTTCTCATGCCATCTAGTACTTCAACATGTTCTCGTAATTGCTTATTACTCCATTTATAATTATTTTGTCCCAATGTACTCAACTCCAAATCTATTAATTGTTATATTGGTTAAAACGAGAAATAGTTAATCAACTAAAGTATTTTCCATTCATAACTCCCCTGTATAAATCCCTATAGCCTTTATTATATGTAATAGTTGTAA
This genomic interval from Bacillus cereus contains the following:
- a CDS encoding adenine deaminase C-terminal domain-containing protein is translated as MGQNNYKWSNKQLREHVEVLDGMRSPHILLKNATYLNSYMREWMKANIWVYDDRIVYVGEKLPEQFTHCEVIDCEGKYVVPSYIEPHAHPYQLYNPETLANHAMQFGTTTFINDNLTLFFTLQREEAFRLLDEFKKIPASMYWWCRFDGQTELQNGQSLFNSEEIMEWLNHEDVLQGGELTAWPKLLHGDEEMLNWVQETKRLQKKVEGHFPGASETTLAKLKLLGTDCDHEAMTGQEALIRLMQGYTVSLRNSSIRPDLEVLLKELLELGVKQFDRFIFTTDGSHPSFYENGMTNRLIEIAIKQGIPVIDAYNMASYNIARYYNMEYLHGAIATGRIANINILESKENPVPISVIAKGQWMKRDGENKNESLRIEWDEFQVTPLQLDWSLKKEDMIFSETTGIKLLNDVISKPYVTEIDLNVEELSIEHDECFLMMIARDGTWRVNTVVKGFANRLGGLASSYSGTGDIILIGKRKEDMLTAFHRVKELGGGMVIAERNEVLHEIALPLLGIMSDLKMSELIHKEKKMVELLQERGYTYNDPAFTILFFSATHLPFIRVTPIGLYDVKSSKVLASPMKLINQY